In Aquiflexum balticum DSM 16537, a single genomic region encodes these proteins:
- a CDS encoding alpha/beta hydrolase has translation MKITTLYLLLIFSFLLSSCSKKLTSTIDLSTAEKESVYKVLKDVSYGSDTEQTMDIFLSQKAKSLGKRNYTIVFLHGGGYYFSDKSQEERYIEPYLKKGLNVINLNYRLKRGIPLATSDLTNALNFLQANNADYSLNLDKVIVTGFSAGAHIATNVGLAQNNPEYPNKLGEDIVIESIINFSGPVDGLDVVERIFTEHENEQFRAVGRALFPAEDYESKESIAIYEPITYFDQNDPPIFLWHGGLDDQIPPETFEKFVPRLRKNKDILIYIPHGGHSPTKEELEYAYIEIFKFLNNL, from the coding sequence ATGAAAATAACCACATTATACCTGCTCCTTATTTTTTCATTCCTACTTTCCTCCTGCTCCAAAAAACTAACATCCACGATAGACCTTTCAACTGCTGAAAAGGAATCAGTTTACAAAGTATTGAAAGACGTTTCCTATGGTTCAGATACGGAGCAAACCATGGATATTTTCCTTTCCCAAAAAGCAAAATCCTTGGGTAAACGTAATTACACGATTGTCTTTCTTCATGGAGGAGGATATTACTTTAGCGACAAAAGTCAGGAGGAAAGATACATTGAACCTTACCTCAAAAAAGGCCTGAATGTCATCAATCTGAATTACAGGTTGAAAAGAGGGATTCCATTGGCCACAAGCGACCTTACAAATGCCTTGAACTTTCTCCAAGCCAACAATGCTGACTATAGTTTGAATCTGGACAAGGTGATTGTGACAGGTTTTTCTGCAGGCGCGCACATTGCCACCAATGTGGGACTTGCCCAAAACAACCCCGAATATCCCAATAAACTTGGTGAAGACATTGTTATCGAAAGCATCATCAATTTTTCCGGTCCTGTGGATGGATTGGATGTGGTGGAAAGGATTTTTACTGAGCATGAAAATGAACAGTTTAGAGCCGTGGGCCGAGCGCTATTCCCAGCTGAGGATTATGAATCAAAAGAGAGCATCGCTATCTACGAACCGATCACCTATTTTGATCAAAACGACCCACCTATTTTTCTGTGGCATGGTGGCTTGGATGATCAGATTCCTCCGGAGACTTTTGAAAAGTTCGTTCCCAGGCTTCGGAAAAACAAAGACATTCTAATCTACATACCCCATGGAGGACATAGCCCGACGAAGGAAGAATTGGAATATGCATATATCGAGATATTTAAATTCTTGAATAATTTATAA
- a CDS encoding alpha/beta hydrolase domain-containing protein translates to MTTHSNRISFSPTNVKTHIKLDNILSNHRPSVGQYATTFSRLILMMMFALAMKTAEAKVVRVVVEERVLLANGHFFGNVGQYEKIRGTIHYEVDPENPASAAIVDLEFAPKNVRGMVEFSGDFMLLIPLDMSKANGRLVYEVNNRGRIFTFASLNGGQLTNNPQTLEQAGDGFLLHQGYSLLFSGWNWDVTEGDDRFQFEVPYAKDGEQSIRQKIAAEIVNNMSLKALQTMPLAKQSRGYPSANYPHNNMDVLTVRDTPEGKRTIIPNDQWSYSSQKGDEIFADSLSLYLKNGFQPGEIYELIYEVKNPKVAGLGFAAVRDILSFFKYEYEDAFGFHNPLISETELGKEPAIKYTYVFGYSQPARFIAHMLMQGFHVDENERMVFDGARIHVAGGGKGGFNSRFVQTTHHPLDLQGNYMPADYPPFNFLADDDLGSGGENDVLAVAKKLGKMPKILITNSALEYWNRSASLVHTTIDGSKDASVHKNVRIYLINGAPHGPTPRRYLEVAQHSLSIIDSGPLIRSFLIMMDDWVTKEIEPADSRYPRIDRNELITAAEHKQLMPAIPGMRHPGRNFQPPICDYGPEFWNKGIMSNIPPVVIGHYPTLVPAVDKDGNGIGGIRLPDITVPLGTYQGFNPRRNQANAPNYMTSFFGSFWPLALTQAERESSGDSRLSLEERYDGKESYVKNVIIETNKLLGDRLLTQEDADRIIADAKAKNWPPVMLETWPFWK, encoded by the coding sequence ATGACAACCCACTCAAATAGAATTTCATTTTCCCCGACCAATGTCAAAACCCACATTAAATTGGATAATATACTATCTAATCATAGGCCTTCTGTAGGACAATATGCAACTACGTTTTCCCGGTTAATTTTAATGATGATGTTTGCCTTAGCAATGAAAACAGCTGAGGCTAAAGTAGTCCGGGTGGTGGTTGAGGAGCGTGTACTGTTGGCAAATGGACATTTCTTTGGCAATGTTGGCCAATATGAAAAAATAAGGGGTACAATCCATTACGAGGTTGACCCGGAAAATCCTGCAAGTGCAGCCATAGTCGATTTGGAATTTGCGCCAAAAAATGTTCGGGGAATGGTGGAGTTTTCGGGAGATTTTATGCTGCTAATACCTCTTGATATGAGCAAGGCAAATGGACGATTGGTTTATGAGGTCAATAACCGAGGGCGCATCTTTACTTTTGCCAGTCTTAATGGAGGTCAATTAACCAATAACCCTCAAACATTAGAACAAGCCGGTGATGGGTTCCTTTTACATCAAGGATACAGCCTTCTTTTCAGTGGTTGGAATTGGGATGTGACTGAGGGAGATGACAGGTTTCAATTTGAGGTGCCCTATGCTAAGGATGGAGAGCAAAGCATTAGGCAAAAAATAGCAGCAGAGATAGTTAATAATATGAGTTTGAAAGCTTTGCAAACTATGCCTTTGGCAAAGCAAAGCCGTGGTTATCCCTCAGCAAATTACCCGCATAATAACATGGATGTGCTGACTGTCAGAGATACTCCTGAAGGGAAGAGAACAATAATCCCAAATGATCAATGGAGTTACTCATCTCAAAAAGGCGATGAAATTTTTGCTGACTCCCTAAGTTTATATCTTAAAAATGGATTTCAACCGGGGGAAATTTATGAGCTGATCTATGAGGTTAAGAACCCAAAAGTTGCGGGGTTAGGTTTTGCCGCAGTAAGGGATATCTTATCCTTTTTTAAATATGAGTATGAGGATGCTTTCGGTTTTCACAATCCACTGATTTCTGAAACCGAACTCGGGAAAGAACCTGCCATCAAATACACTTATGTTTTCGGATACTCTCAGCCCGCACGTTTCATTGCACATATGCTTATGCAGGGTTTTCATGTGGACGAAAATGAAAGAATGGTTTTCGATGGCGCCCGTATTCATGTGGCTGGAGGTGGTAAAGGTGGTTTTAACTCCCGTTTTGTCCAGACGACCCATCATCCCTTAGATTTGCAAGGCAATTATATGCCGGCTGATTATCCGCCGTTTAATTTTCTTGCAGACGATGATCTTGGTTCAGGTGGCGAAAATGACGTATTGGCTGTGGCTAAGAAGCTCGGCAAGATGCCCAAGATTCTGATTACCAACTCAGCATTGGAATACTGGAACCGTTCGGCATCACTAGTCCATACCACCATAGATGGAAGCAAGGATGCCAGTGTTCACAAAAATGTTAGGATTTATTTGATCAATGGCGCCCCACATGGTCCTACTCCAAGGAGATACCTTGAAGTTGCCCAGCATTCATTAAGTATTATAGATTCCGGGCCTTTAATAAGATCCTTTCTAATTATGATGGATGATTGGGTTACAAAAGAAATAGAACCTGCGGATAGCAGATATCCGAGGATTGACCGTAATGAATTGATCACCGCTGCAGAACACAAGCAGCTAATGCCGGCCATTCCAGGTATGCGGCATCCGGGCAGAAACTTCCAGCCTCCGATATGTGACTATGGGCCCGAATTTTGGAACAAGGGTATAATGAGCAACATTCCACCGGTGGTCATTGGGCACTACCCTACACTTGTACCTGCAGTAGATAAAGACGGCAATGGAATTGGGGGCATCAGACTACCGGATATTACTGTCCCCCTAGGCACATACCAGGGATTTAATCCCCGCAGAAATCAAGCAAATGCTCCAAACTACATGACCAGCTTTTTTGGTTCTTTCTGGCCTCTAGCTTTGACACAAGCTGAGCGGGAAAGTAGCGGCGATTCCCGCCTAAGCCTCGAAGAGCGATACGATGGAAAAGAGTCCTATGTTAAAAATGTGATTATTGAAACAAACAAATTGCTTGGGGACCGATTGCTGACGCAGGAAGACGCTGATAGAATCATTGCTGATGCAAAAGCGAAAAACTGGCCACCAGTGATGCTGGAAACATGGCCTTTCTGGAAGTAG
- a CDS encoding DUF6090 family protein: MIKFFRKIRQSLLIENKLSRYLLYAIGEIVLVVIGILIALQVNNWNEGRKELAKSHEILREIAENLEYNNAQFLQEINEEEAVVKSIDIVLENLKMKKGYHDSLGFHFLNVAYWPGSLKKSSGYESLKSQGLDIIKSTALRKAIIDLYEGNYQEIAETGRISEDNVANTMWPMVTALFETMPSVPHQAFESLKIIPFDYNELVNAQNYRGFLSWWRHSRVVSIEVRMTAIEQNNKLMAMIAEELK, encoded by the coding sequence ATGATAAAATTTTTCAGGAAAATTCGCCAAAGTCTACTTATTGAAAACAAACTCAGCAGATACCTGCTCTATGCCATAGGTGAGATTGTTCTCGTGGTCATTGGAATTTTAATTGCTCTACAAGTCAATAATTGGAACGAAGGCAGAAAAGAATTGGCAAAAAGCCATGAGATATTGCGGGAAATAGCAGAAAACCTAGAGTACAACAATGCGCAGTTCCTACAAGAAATCAATGAAGAAGAAGCTGTAGTTAAGTCCATTGATATTGTGTTGGAAAACCTAAAAATGAAAAAAGGCTACCACGACAGTTTAGGTTTTCACTTTTTAAATGTGGCCTATTGGCCGGGATCACTCAAAAAATCCTCAGGATATGAATCACTCAAGTCGCAGGGACTGGATATCATCAAATCTACCGCATTGAGAAAAGCAATCATCGATTTGTATGAAGGCAATTATCAGGAAATTGCTGAAACGGGACGAATTTCAGAGGACAACGTAGCCAACACCATGTGGCCCATGGTTACAGCACTTTTTGAAACGATGCCTTCTGTACCACATCAAGCATTTGAAAGCCTTAAAATAATTCCATTTGATTACAATGAGCTTGTAAATGCCCAAAACTATCGTGGTTTTCTAAGCTGGTGGCGACATTCAAGGGTCGTGTCCATTGAAGTGAGAATGACTGCCATAGAGCAGAACAATAAGTTGATGGCAATGATAGCGGAAGAGTTGAAATAG
- a CDS encoding APC family permease, translated as MGQSTYTGELNRTLGLPSLFAVAVGVVVSQVVFVSILQGVGIGGASFFVAMLIAFVLTLCYVFTYSELALLLPKAGSISSYTEVAIGHFPAIVASIAGYLAPAIFGLPAELFLLEYILDVLYPGSFVYTGVIVLVMFTILNLIGVDLFSKVQSLLSYLMLTSMVVIGVVGLTHSDPRGLPISSIVEGISHLDFNVLNLTMLALWSFFALEFVCPLIEETKNPKKNIPRSMIWAAVFLMVIYFLIALAGYRTVPAGELAGSDIPHWLLVLELFGEKGKLIMAVLAITATCSTINTVIATLPRMLFGMAHNNQMPKIFMKIHPKTKAPWVGIIFVASIILIPTLLLSGKQDIILTLMISAGTIWLIAYIIAHIDLVVLRKKYPTISRPFKSPWYPFPQILGIIGMVYMILNNSPSPDMTRQVYLNAGIILLIAGAFAWWWVKYKMKKKLFEPEPIENALSE; from the coding sequence ATGGGTCAATCCACTTATACCGGAGAATTGAATAGAACCTTAGGCTTGCCTTCATTATTTGCGGTGGCTGTCGGGGTAGTGGTATCTCAGGTTGTTTTTGTGTCCATTTTGCAGGGTGTTGGGATAGGTGGGGCGAGCTTTTTTGTGGCAATGCTCATCGCTTTTGTGCTGACGCTTTGTTACGTTTTCACCTATTCAGAATTAGCCCTCTTGCTGCCCAAGGCAGGCAGCATCAGCTCCTACACAGAGGTCGCTATTGGCCATTTTCCGGCCATAGTGGCTAGTATAGCAGGATACCTCGCGCCCGCTATTTTTGGCTTGCCTGCAGAGCTGTTTTTGTTGGAGTACATTCTCGATGTATTGTATCCTGGCAGTTTTGTTTATACAGGTGTGATTGTTTTGGTAATGTTTACCATTCTCAATTTGATTGGTGTAGATTTATTTTCTAAAGTGCAGAGTTTATTGTCTTACTTGATGTTGACAAGTATGGTCGTGATAGGAGTTGTTGGACTGACTCATTCCGACCCAAGAGGTCTTCCCATTAGTTCAATTGTTGAGGGGATTAGTCATCTTGATTTTAATGTCCTTAATCTTACCATGTTGGCTTTATGGTCTTTTTTTGCGCTTGAATTCGTTTGTCCTTTGATAGAGGAAACTAAAAATCCGAAGAAAAATATACCTCGCTCGATGATATGGGCAGCAGTTTTCCTGATGGTTATTTATTTTCTGATTGCACTTGCAGGGTACAGGACAGTGCCTGCCGGTGAGTTGGCAGGATCCGACATTCCACATTGGCTTCTCGTATTGGAGTTGTTTGGTGAGAAAGGTAAATTGATAATGGCCGTGCTTGCTATCACTGCCACCTGCAGCACCATCAATACCGTAATCGCAACCCTGCCAAGGATGTTGTTTGGAATGGCGCATAATAATCAAATGCCTAAAATCTTTATGAAGATTCACCCCAAAACCAAAGCGCCTTGGGTAGGGATTATATTTGTGGCATCGATCATTTTAATTCCCACTCTTCTGCTAAGCGGTAAACAAGACATCATTTTAACTTTGATGATTTCTGCAGGCACTATTTGGCTAATTGCCTATATTATTGCTCATATTGATTTAGTGGTCCTTAGAAAAAAATACCCAACTATCTCACGGCCGTTCAAATCGCCCTGGTATCCATTTCCACAAATATTAGGTATAATCGGCATGGTGTATATGATTCTAAATAATTCTCCTTCTCCGGATATGACCCGACAAGTTTACCTCAATGCAGGAATTATTCTATTGATCGCAGGTGCATTCGCTTGGTGGTGGGTTAAGTATAAAATGAAGAAGAAGCTATTTGAACCGGAGCCGATCGAGAATGCACTTTCCGAATAG
- a CDS encoding 3-keto-disaccharide hydrolase — protein sequence MSKAKIFFFAVALLASVSCKPEKQRETLFNDKDLSGWDTYLGPAWVATTDSTVGRSDSPIGLNIDPLSVFSVVEVDGRPAIRISGEQWGGLSTTQEFQNYHLSLQFKWGEAKHKPRDKNKRDSGLLYHAGGPHGADGGFWMRSQEFQVQEGDCGDYWGVAGGIMDIPAKKSDDLYVYNPEAEKLVFSDLSPVGRRCVKYPDAENPTGEWNTLELYCFGDTAVHVVNDKVVMALYNSRYLSETGELPLKSGKIQIQSEGAEVFYRDIKVKKIAELPIDL from the coding sequence ATGTCCAAAGCCAAAATCTTCTTTTTCGCTGTTGCTCTTCTGGCATCCGTTTCCTGTAAGCCTGAAAAACAACGGGAAACACTCTTCAATGATAAAGACCTCAGTGGTTGGGACACCTACCTAGGGCCCGCATGGGTGGCCACCACCGACTCTACCGTGGGGAGATCTGATAGTCCAATTGGATTAAATATCGACCCCTTAAGCGTATTCAGTGTGGTAGAAGTGGATGGAAGACCCGCTATTCGGATATCCGGTGAACAGTGGGGCGGATTATCAACTACCCAAGAGTTTCAGAATTACCACCTCAGCCTTCAATTTAAATGGGGCGAGGCTAAGCACAAACCCCGCGACAAAAATAAAAGGGACAGTGGCTTACTCTATCATGCCGGGGGACCACATGGGGCAGACGGTGGTTTTTGGATGCGCTCGCAGGAGTTTCAGGTGCAGGAAGGCGATTGCGGTGACTATTGGGGGGTAGCAGGAGGAATCATGGACATACCGGCAAAGAAGTCTGATGATCTTTATGTCTATAATCCTGAGGCAGAAAAATTGGTGTTCAGTGATTTGAGCCCTGTAGGAAGGCGCTGTGTAAAATACCCCGATGCCGAAAATCCAACGGGTGAATGGAATACCCTGGAACTTTATTGCTTCGGAGATACAGCTGTGCATGTGGTAAACGACAAAGTGGTGATGGCCCTTTACAACTCACGTTACTTATCTGAAACAGGTGAATTGCCTCTAAAAAGCGGCAAAATCCAAATTCAATCCGAAGGGGCTGAGGTTTTCTACAGGGATATCAAAGTCAAAAAGATAGCTGAGTTGCCCATTGATCTTTGA
- a CDS encoding DmpA family aminopeptidase: protein MKRSIVFILLILNLSIAYGQKPRARDLGVPFNGTTGQFNAITDVKGVEVGYSTIISGSGENIVGKGPVRTGVTAIFPRGKAQKFSPVFANWYSLNGNGEMTGTTWVTESGFLETPIMITNTNSVGVVRDAVLKWYVDTDWYNGEEWWYTYPVVGETYDGFLNDIYGFHVKEEHVLEAIENATSGKIAEGNVGGGTGMMCLGFKGGTGTSSRIVKVKDSSYTIGALVQANFGRKSSLTIAGVPVGRELMDTLNNELKLPPQSYRKEGDGSIIVVVATDAPLLPHQLKRIAHRVPLGIGNTGGYASNGSGDIFIAFSTANPDAFQRYDLSEVEMLPNDLIDPLLEATVQAVEEAIINAMIAAETMEGINGNKSYALPHGLLVEVLKKYNRLND from the coding sequence ATGAAGCGGTCAATTGTTTTTATCCTACTTATCCTCAACCTATCTATCGCCTATGGCCAAAAACCTCGGGCAAGGGATTTAGGCGTGCCATTTAATGGAACCACAGGTCAGTTTAACGCCATTACAGATGTTAAAGGCGTGGAGGTGGGCTACAGCACCATCATCTCAGGTAGCGGGGAAAATATCGTAGGCAAAGGTCCGGTAAGAACCGGTGTCACCGCCATCTTCCCGCGTGGCAAAGCCCAAAAATTCAGCCCCGTATTTGCCAATTGGTACAGTTTGAACGGAAACGGGGAAATGACGGGAACCACTTGGGTGACAGAATCCGGCTTCCTGGAAACCCCGATAATGATCACCAACACCAACAGCGTGGGCGTGGTCCGGGATGCTGTTTTGAAGTGGTATGTAGATACTGACTGGTACAACGGTGAAGAGTGGTGGTATACCTATCCTGTAGTAGGCGAGACTTATGATGGATTTTTGAATGATATTTATGGTTTTCATGTCAAAGAAGAACATGTACTGGAGGCCATTGAAAATGCCACATCAGGAAAGATTGCCGAAGGAAATGTAGGCGGAGGCACCGGGATGATGTGTTTGGGTTTCAAGGGTGGAACAGGAACATCTTCCCGAATTGTCAAGGTCAAAGATTCCTCGTACACTATTGGTGCTTTGGTACAGGCTAATTTTGGCAGGAAATCCTCGCTGACCATTGCCGGTGTTCCGGTGGGAAGGGAGTTGATGGACACCTTGAACAACGAATTGAAATTGCCGCCACAGTCTTACCGAAAGGAAGGGGATGGTTCCATCATCGTGGTGGTGGCGACTGACGCACCTTTACTTCCACATCAGTTGAAAAGGATTGCACATCGTGTCCCGTTGGGGATTGGAAATACGGGCGGATATGCAAGCAATGGCTCAGGAGATATTTTTATTGCTTTTTCCACCGCCAATCCGGATGCATTTCAGCGCTATGATTTATCGGAAGTGGAGATGCTTCCAAATGATCTGATCGATCCCTTATTGGAAGCGACAGTACAGGCCGTCGAAGAAGCCATCATCAATGCAATGATTGCCGCAGAAACCATGGAAGGCATCAATGGAAACAAGTCTTATGCATTGCCACATGGGTTGCTGGTAGAAGTACTCAAAAAATACAATCGGTTAAATGATTAG
- a CDS encoding nuclear transport factor 2 family protein: protein MKNSTLLLLFALLASLTITGCSENSKNSSEEEKTAPTPNKSEMEDEAWHMEEMYWQYVQNIDTVAYKTLWHEDFIGYPGFGDGVADKSKIASWIPDLHKDQELKYSYTLYKKASNAIEDVVIVFYDTDFLWTDKDNQVVRKETRKFTHTWKKVDGKWLILGGMAALKDQWAIGD from the coding sequence ATGAAAAACTCAACCCTTCTTCTTCTCTTCGCATTACTTGCCTCACTCACCATAACAGGTTGCAGCGAAAACAGCAAAAACTCCTCAGAAGAGGAAAAAACAGCTCCTACACCAAACAAATCTGAAATGGAGGATGAAGCTTGGCATATGGAAGAAATGTATTGGCAATATGTACAGAACATTGACACAGTCGCCTATAAAACGCTTTGGCATGAAGATTTTATCGGCTATCCGGGTTTTGGGGATGGGGTAGCTGACAAAAGTAAAATCGCCAGTTGGATTCCTGACTTGCACAAAGACCAGGAGCTGAAATACAGCTACACCCTTTACAAAAAAGCATCAAATGCAATCGAAGATGTGGTAATTGTATTCTACGACACAGATTTTTTATGGACCGACAAGGATAACCAAGTTGTCCGAAAGGAGACACGAAAATTTACGCATACCTGGAAAAAAGTGGATGGAAAGTGGCTGATTCTTGGAGGGATGGCTGCATTGAAAGATCAGTGGGCTATTGGAGATTAA
- a CDS encoding nuclear transport factor 2 family protein, giving the protein MKIKSNFLIILTGLTLFSCSEKMDYEAANAYILKSAQEWAEAINAGDSLVIDRIVADDFMGVSLRGDLYDKQTLIRESKMKANRFYKPKVFNVTIRFYGEAAVAQGNETWTKKADSTSTTNIWTDTWIYRDKKWQIVAAQDLKLKQ; this is encoded by the coding sequence ATGAAAATAAAATCAAATTTTCTAATAATTCTAACAGGTCTAACGCTTTTCTCTTGCTCTGAGAAAATGGATTATGAAGCAGCCAACGCGTATATTTTAAAATCTGCACAAGAATGGGCAGAAGCGATAAATGCGGGCGATTCTTTAGTAATTGATAGGATTGTAGCAGATGACTTCATGGGGGTAAGTTTAAGGGGTGATCTTTATGACAAACAAACCTTGATTCGTGAGTCTAAAATGAAAGCAAACCGATTTTACAAACCCAAAGTGTTCAATGTTACCATAAGATTTTATGGAGAGGCTGCTGTTGCCCAGGGAAATGAAACCTGGACAAAAAAAGCCGACTCTACCAGCACAACCAATATCTGGACCGATACCTGGATATACAGAGATAAAAAGTGGCAGATAGTAGCGGCACAGGATTTAAAGTTGAAGCAATAA
- a CDS encoding helix-turn-helix domain-containing protein, with protein sequence MANSTPVLFPKSQRILSELGENIKLARLRRKLSSEQVAERADIGRSTLVKIEQGHPGVGIGNYLNVLRVLGLEQDFLLLAKDDELGRKLQDAHLVSKERAPKKSKNGH encoded by the coding sequence ATGGCAAATAGTACTCCTGTTTTATTTCCCAAAAGCCAGCGAATTCTGAGCGAATTGGGCGAGAATATCAAGTTGGCCCGACTGCGTAGGAAGCTCTCCAGCGAGCAGGTGGCAGAGCGGGCGGATATCGGCAGGTCTACCCTGGTGAAAATCGAGCAAGGCCATCCCGGAGTAGGCATAGGCAATTACCTGAACGTGCTGCGGGTCTTGGGATTGGAGCAGGATTTTTTACTGCTGGCCAAGGATGATGAGTTGGGCAGGAAGCTTCAGGATGCTCATTTGGTCTCCAAAGAACGTGCCCCTAAAAAATCAAAAAATGGCCACTGA
- a CDS encoding type II toxin-antitoxin system HipA family toxin has product MATEIRKRSIWVYADWSGLESPQLMGILQAELLRGREIFSFEYERDWLATSQAQILDPDLQLYGGKQFLNDPHKSNFGIFLDSSPDRWGRVLMRRKEAGMARAEERAEKNLYETDYLLGVFDGHRMGGLRFKSDPDGSFLSDDSRLASPPWASIRELEEISLRLEEDGVSDDPEYLNWLNMLVAPGSSLGGARPKASVLDQNQELWIAKFPSNSDDSDIGGWEMVVHTLAKKAGIQMAEGMAQKFSSRYHTFLTKRFDRRSDGSRIHFASAMTLLGYRDGQDYLDGISYLELAEFISIHSASVQEDLEQLWRRIVFSICVTNVDDHLRNHGFILTPAGWRLSPAYDINPIETGTGLKLNISENDNDLDLDLALEVIPFFRLKTANAEKVIQEVKTAVAGWRAVAAHLKIPKQQIESKAGAFQKAHI; this is encoded by the coding sequence ATGGCCACTGAAATTCGAAAGCGAAGTATTTGGGTCTATGCAGACTGGTCTGGTCTGGAATCCCCCCAGTTGATGGGAATACTACAGGCCGAGCTTTTACGGGGTAGGGAGATTTTTTCTTTCGAATATGAACGCGATTGGCTGGCCACTTCACAAGCCCAGATTCTGGATCCGGATTTGCAGTTATATGGAGGCAAGCAGTTTCTCAATGATCCGCATAAATCCAACTTTGGTATTTTTCTGGATTCCTCCCCTGACCGATGGGGAAGAGTGCTGATGCGAAGGAAGGAAGCAGGCATGGCCCGGGCAGAGGAAAGAGCAGAAAAAAATCTTTATGAAACCGATTACCTATTGGGCGTTTTTGATGGCCACAGAATGGGTGGTTTACGCTTTAAGTCAGATCCTGATGGATCCTTTTTGAGTGATGATTCCAGGTTGGCAAGCCCACCTTGGGCCTCAATCCGTGAATTGGAAGAAATCAGTCTTCGCTTGGAGGAAGACGGTGTTTCGGATGATCCAGAGTATTTGAACTGGTTGAATATGCTGGTGGCTCCTGGTTCTTCCCTAGGTGGAGCACGTCCGAAGGCCAGTGTGCTGGATCAAAATCAAGAGCTTTGGATCGCTAAGTTCCCAAGCAATAGCGATGATTCGGATATAGGTGGATGGGAAATGGTGGTACATACTTTGGCGAAAAAGGCAGGAATTCAAATGGCCGAAGGAATGGCCCAGAAGTTTTCTTCAAGGTATCATACCTTTTTGACCAAACGCTTTGACCGGAGATCCGATGGCAGCCGGATTCATTTTGCATCCGCCATGACTCTGTTGGGATATCGTGATGGGCAGGACTATTTAGATGGAATTAGTTATCTTGAGCTCGCAGAATTTATCAGCATCCACAGCGCATCCGTTCAGGAGGACTTGGAGCAGCTTTGGAGAAGGATAGTATTCAGTATTTGCGTAACCAATGTAGACGACCATTTGAGAAATCATGGCTTTATCTTGACTCCAGCAGGTTGGCGGCTCTCCCCGGCTTATGATATTAATCCAATTGAAACCGGCACGGGTTTGAAATTGAATATTTCAGAGAATGACAATGATCTGGACTTGGATTTGGCTTTGGAAGTCATTCCCTTTTTTAGGTTGAAAACGGCCAATGCAGAGAAGGTTATACAAGAAGTGAAAACTGCTGTAGCTGGATGGAGGGCTGTCGCTGCCCATCTCAAAATCCCAAAACAACAAATCGAATCAAAAGCCGGAGCTTTTCAAAAAGCGCATATCTAA